A DNA window from Lepidochelys kempii isolate rLepKem1 chromosome 9, rLepKem1.hap2, whole genome shotgun sequence contains the following coding sequences:
- the SLITRK2 gene encoding SLIT and NTRK-like protein 2 isoform X2 produces the protein MLKGVWLLSVLTVAGISPTTESRKPAKDICSRSRCPCEEKENVLNINCENKGFTTVSLLQPPPSKIYQLFLSGNALTRLHPNEFVNYSNAVTLHLGNNDMQEIRTGAFSGLRTLKRLHLNNNRLEVLREDTFLGLESLEYLQADYNYISAIEAGAFSQLNKLKVLILNDNLLLSLPSNVFRFVLLTHLDLRGNRLKMLPFAGVLEHIGGIMEIQLEENPWNCTCDLLPLKAWLDTITVFVGEIVCETPFRLHGKDVTQLTRQDLCPRKSSSDSHQREKHPSHSDTHIQRLSPTANPAISPTRAPKASRPPKTRNRPTPRVTVSKDRQIFGPIMVYQTKSPVPITCPSGCVCTSQSSDNGLNVNCQEKKISNISDLHPKPTSPKKLYLTSNYLQVVYKTDLLEYSSLDLLHLGNNRIAVIQEGAFTNLTSLRRLYLNGNYLEILYPSMFNGLQSLQYLYLEYNVIKEILPRTFDALSNLHLLFLNNNLLRSLPDNVFGGTSLTRLNLRNNHFSHLPVRGILDQLSALIQIDLQENPWDCTCDIMGLRNWIEHVIEQNNQQSSPPVVINEVICESPAKHSGEHLKFLSKEAICPENPNLSDSTLFSMSHNTDTPQSLSVSPSSYPEIRTEVPLSVLILGLLVVFILSVCFGAGLFVFVLKRRKGVPSVPNSANNLDISSFQLQYGSYNMESHDKTEGHVYNYIPPPVGQMCQNPIYMQKEGDPVAYYRNLHEFSYSNLDHKKEDSASLAFTISAAELLEKQSSPREPELLYQNIAERVKELPSGGVVHYNFCTLPKRQFAPSYESRRQNQDRINKTVLYGTPRKYFAEQSKPEHPLLQGKLQTEPDYLEVLEKQTAISQL, from the coding sequence ATGCTGAAGGGGGTCTGGTTGCTCAGTGTGTTGACAGTGGCTGGGATCTCGCCCACGACGGAGAGCCGCAAGCCCGCCAAAGACATTTGCAGCCGGAGCCGCTGCCCCTGCGAGGAGAAGGAGAACGTGCTGAACATCAACTGCGAGAACAAAGGCTTCACCACCGTCAGCCTCCTGCAGCCGCCCCCCTCCAAGATCTACCAGCTGTTCCTCAGCGGCAACGCCCTCACCCGCCTGCACCCCAATGAGTTTGTCAACTATTCCAACGCCGTGACCCTGCACCTGGGCAACAACGACATGCAGGAGATCCGCACCGGGGCCTTCAGTGGCCTGCGGACCCTCAAGAGGCTGCACCTCAACAACAACAGGCTGGAGGTGCTACGGGAGGACACCTTCCTGGGCCTGGAGAGCCTGGAATACCTGCAGGCCGATTACAACTATATCAGCGCCATCGAGGCCGGAGCCTTCAGCCAGCTCAACAAGCTGAAAGTCCTCATCCTCAACGACAACCTCCTGCTCTCCCTGCCCAGCAACGTCTTCCGCTTCGTCCTGCTCACCCACCTGGACCTGAGGGGGAACAGGCTGAAGATGTTGCCCTTCGCCGGCGTCTTGGAGCACATTGGTGGGATCATGGAGATCCAGCTGGAGGAGAACCCTTGGAATTGCACCTGTGACCTGCTCCCCCTCAAAGCCTGGCTGGACACCATCACCGTCTTTGTCGGGGAGATCGTCTGTGAGACGCCCTTCCGGCTGCATGGGAAGGACGTGACCCAGCTCACCCGGCAAGACCTCTGCCCTCGGAAAAGTTCCAGTGACTCTCACCAGAGGGAAAAGCACCCTTcccactcagacacacacatCCAGAGGCTCTCACCCACAGCCAACCCTGCCATCAGCCCCACCAGAGCCCCAAAAGCCAGCCGGCCACCCAAAACGAGGAACCGTCCAACGCCTCGGGTCACGGTGTCAAAAGACCGGCAAATTTTCGGACCTATCATGGTTTACCAGACCAAGTCCCCTGTGCCCATCACCTGCCCCAGTGGCTGTGTCTGCACTTCGCAAAGCTCTGACAATGGTCTAAATGTGAACTGCCAAGAGAAAAAGATCAGTAACATCTCAgatctccaccccaaacccaccAGTCCAAAGAAACTTTACCTTACAAGTAACTATCTACAGGTTGTTTATAAAACTGATCTCCTTGAATACAGTTCTCTGGATTTGTTACATTTAGGAAACAACAGGATTGCAGTGATACAGGAAGGTGCCTTTACAAACCTCACCAGTTTACGCAGACTTTATCTCAATGGCAATTACCTTGAAATCTTGTACCCTTCTATGTTCAATGGACTGCAGAGCTTGCAGTATCTCTACTTAGAGTATAATGTCATTAAGGAAATCCTGCCACGCACTTTTGATGCTCTGAGCAACCTTCATCTATTATTTCTGAACAACAACTTGCTGAGGTCTTTGCCTGATAATGTGTTTGGTGGTACTTCCCTCACGAGGCTCAATCTGAGGAACAACCACTTCTCACACTTGCCTGTGAGAGGCATCCTTGACCAGCTCTCGGCTTTAATTCAGATAGACCTCCAAGAAAATCCTTGGGATTGCACGTGTGACATAATGGGGCTCAGGAACTGGATAGAGCATGTCATTGAGCAGAACAATCAACAGTCAAGTCCCCCTGTAGTTATCAATGAGGTCATATGTGAGTCTCCAGCTAAGCACTCAGGAGAACATCTGAAATTCCTGAGCAAAGAGGCCATCTGTCCAGAGAACCCTAACTTGTCAGATTCTACTCTCTTCTCTATGAGTCATAACACAGACACACCACAGTCCCTTAGCGTCTCGCCCAGCTCCTATCCAGAAATACGCACAGAAGTTCCACTCTCTGTCTTAATTTTAGGCTTGCTGGTTGTGTTTATCTTGTCTGTCTGTTTTGGGGCAGGCTTGTTTGTCTTTGTTCTGAAACGCCGAAAGGGAGTGCCAAGCGTGCCCAACAGTGCAAACAACTTAGACATAAGTTCATTTCAGCTGCAGTATGGGTCTTACAACATGGAGAGCCACGATAAAACTGAAGGGCATGTTTATAACTACATCCCCCCTCCTGTCGGGCAGATGTGCCAAAACCCAATCTACATGCAAAAGGAAGGGGATCCAGTTGCATACTACAGGAATCTCCATGAGTTTAGCTATAGCAATCTTGACCACAAAAAGGAAGACTCCGCCAGCCTTGCATTTACAATCAGTGCCGCTGAATTGTTGGAAAAGCAGTCCTCGCCAagggagccagagctgctgtATCAAAACATTGCAGAGAGGGTCAAGGAACTCCCCAGTGGAGGGGTTGTTCATTATAACTTTTGCACCTTACCCAAAAGGCAGTTTGCTCCTTCCTATGAATCCAGACGCCAAAACCAGGACAGGATAAATAAGACTGTTTTGTATGGAACACCCAGGAAATATTTTGCAGAACAGTCTAAACCCGAGCATCCTTTGCTGCAAGGAAAGCTACAAACGGAACCAGACTACCTCGAAGTTCTGGAAAAACAAACTGCAATTAGTCAGCTGTga
- the SLITRK2 gene encoding SLIT and NTRK-like protein 2 isoform X1 has product MFFFLKDVLYFQQELIQVCLQVPELGPARRLKMLKGVWLLSVLTVAGISPTTESRKPAKDICSRSRCPCEEKENVLNINCENKGFTTVSLLQPPPSKIYQLFLSGNALTRLHPNEFVNYSNAVTLHLGNNDMQEIRTGAFSGLRTLKRLHLNNNRLEVLREDTFLGLESLEYLQADYNYISAIEAGAFSQLNKLKVLILNDNLLLSLPSNVFRFVLLTHLDLRGNRLKMLPFAGVLEHIGGIMEIQLEENPWNCTCDLLPLKAWLDTITVFVGEIVCETPFRLHGKDVTQLTRQDLCPRKSSSDSHQREKHPSHSDTHIQRLSPTANPAISPTRAPKASRPPKTRNRPTPRVTVSKDRQIFGPIMVYQTKSPVPITCPSGCVCTSQSSDNGLNVNCQEKKISNISDLHPKPTSPKKLYLTSNYLQVVYKTDLLEYSSLDLLHLGNNRIAVIQEGAFTNLTSLRRLYLNGNYLEILYPSMFNGLQSLQYLYLEYNVIKEILPRTFDALSNLHLLFLNNNLLRSLPDNVFGGTSLTRLNLRNNHFSHLPVRGILDQLSALIQIDLQENPWDCTCDIMGLRNWIEHVIEQNNQQSSPPVVINEVICESPAKHSGEHLKFLSKEAICPENPNLSDSTLFSMSHNTDTPQSLSVSPSSYPEIRTEVPLSVLILGLLVVFILSVCFGAGLFVFVLKRRKGVPSVPNSANNLDISSFQLQYGSYNMESHDKTEGHVYNYIPPPVGQMCQNPIYMQKEGDPVAYYRNLHEFSYSNLDHKKEDSASLAFTISAAELLEKQSSPREPELLYQNIAERVKELPSGGVVHYNFCTLPKRQFAPSYESRRQNQDRINKTVLYGTPRKYFAEQSKPEHPLLQGKLQTEPDYLEVLEKQTAISQL; this is encoded by the exons atgtttttttttctaaaagatgtgctctacttccaacaggaattaattcag GTTTGTCTGCAGGTACCGGAGCTGGGACCCGCGCGGCGCCTAAAGATGCTGAAGGGGGTCTGGTTGCTCAGTGTGTTGACAGTGGCTGGGATCTCGCCCACGACGGAGAGCCGCAAGCCCGCCAAAGACATTTGCAGCCGGAGCCGCTGCCCCTGCGAGGAGAAGGAGAACGTGCTGAACATCAACTGCGAGAACAAAGGCTTCACCACCGTCAGCCTCCTGCAGCCGCCCCCCTCCAAGATCTACCAGCTGTTCCTCAGCGGCAACGCCCTCACCCGCCTGCACCCCAATGAGTTTGTCAACTATTCCAACGCCGTGACCCTGCACCTGGGCAACAACGACATGCAGGAGATCCGCACCGGGGCCTTCAGTGGCCTGCGGACCCTCAAGAGGCTGCACCTCAACAACAACAGGCTGGAGGTGCTACGGGAGGACACCTTCCTGGGCCTGGAGAGCCTGGAATACCTGCAGGCCGATTACAACTATATCAGCGCCATCGAGGCCGGAGCCTTCAGCCAGCTCAACAAGCTGAAAGTCCTCATCCTCAACGACAACCTCCTGCTCTCCCTGCCCAGCAACGTCTTCCGCTTCGTCCTGCTCACCCACCTGGACCTGAGGGGGAACAGGCTGAAGATGTTGCCCTTCGCCGGCGTCTTGGAGCACATTGGTGGGATCATGGAGATCCAGCTGGAGGAGAACCCTTGGAATTGCACCTGTGACCTGCTCCCCCTCAAAGCCTGGCTGGACACCATCACCGTCTTTGTCGGGGAGATCGTCTGTGAGACGCCCTTCCGGCTGCATGGGAAGGACGTGACCCAGCTCACCCGGCAAGACCTCTGCCCTCGGAAAAGTTCCAGTGACTCTCACCAGAGGGAAAAGCACCCTTcccactcagacacacacatCCAGAGGCTCTCACCCACAGCCAACCCTGCCATCAGCCCCACCAGAGCCCCAAAAGCCAGCCGGCCACCCAAAACGAGGAACCGTCCAACGCCTCGGGTCACGGTGTCAAAAGACCGGCAAATTTTCGGACCTATCATGGTTTACCAGACCAAGTCCCCTGTGCCCATCACCTGCCCCAGTGGCTGTGTCTGCACTTCGCAAAGCTCTGACAATGGTCTAAATGTGAACTGCCAAGAGAAAAAGATCAGTAACATCTCAgatctccaccccaaacccaccAGTCCAAAGAAACTTTACCTTACAAGTAACTATCTACAGGTTGTTTATAAAACTGATCTCCTTGAATACAGTTCTCTGGATTTGTTACATTTAGGAAACAACAGGATTGCAGTGATACAGGAAGGTGCCTTTACAAACCTCACCAGTTTACGCAGACTTTATCTCAATGGCAATTACCTTGAAATCTTGTACCCTTCTATGTTCAATGGACTGCAGAGCTTGCAGTATCTCTACTTAGAGTATAATGTCATTAAGGAAATCCTGCCACGCACTTTTGATGCTCTGAGCAACCTTCATCTATTATTTCTGAACAACAACTTGCTGAGGTCTTTGCCTGATAATGTGTTTGGTGGTACTTCCCTCACGAGGCTCAATCTGAGGAACAACCACTTCTCACACTTGCCTGTGAGAGGCATCCTTGACCAGCTCTCGGCTTTAATTCAGATAGACCTCCAAGAAAATCCTTGGGATTGCACGTGTGACATAATGGGGCTCAGGAACTGGATAGAGCATGTCATTGAGCAGAACAATCAACAGTCAAGTCCCCCTGTAGTTATCAATGAGGTCATATGTGAGTCTCCAGCTAAGCACTCAGGAGAACATCTGAAATTCCTGAGCAAAGAGGCCATCTGTCCAGAGAACCCTAACTTGTCAGATTCTACTCTCTTCTCTATGAGTCATAACACAGACACACCACAGTCCCTTAGCGTCTCGCCCAGCTCCTATCCAGAAATACGCACAGAAGTTCCACTCTCTGTCTTAATTTTAGGCTTGCTGGTTGTGTTTATCTTGTCTGTCTGTTTTGGGGCAGGCTTGTTTGTCTTTGTTCTGAAACGCCGAAAGGGAGTGCCAAGCGTGCCCAACAGTGCAAACAACTTAGACATAAGTTCATTTCAGCTGCAGTATGGGTCTTACAACATGGAGAGCCACGATAAAACTGAAGGGCATGTTTATAACTACATCCCCCCTCCTGTCGGGCAGATGTGCCAAAACCCAATCTACATGCAAAAGGAAGGGGATCCAGTTGCATACTACAGGAATCTCCATGAGTTTAGCTATAGCAATCTTGACCACAAAAAGGAAGACTCCGCCAGCCTTGCATTTACAATCAGTGCCGCTGAATTGTTGGAAAAGCAGTCCTCGCCAagggagccagagctgctgtATCAAAACATTGCAGAGAGGGTCAAGGAACTCCCCAGTGGAGGGGTTGTTCATTATAACTTTTGCACCTTACCCAAAAGGCAGTTTGCTCCTTCCTATGAATCCAGACGCCAAAACCAGGACAGGATAAATAAGACTGTTTTGTATGGAACACCCAGGAAATATTTTGCAGAACAGTCTAAACCCGAGCATCCTTTGCTGCAAGGAAAGCTACAAACGGAACCAGACTACCTCGAAGTTCTGGAAAAACAAACTGCAATTAGTCAGCTGTga